From Desmodus rotundus isolate HL8 chromosome 12, HLdesRot8A.1, whole genome shotgun sequence, one genomic window encodes:
- the C2CD4D gene encoding C2 calcium-dependent domain-containing protein 4D — MWLLEKAGYRVRTAEPGTRWAPCSLFPKCRVPGPTARACPNVLTPDRIPQFFIPPRLPDPGGAEPQPAREASGRGLPAACSLPHLAGREGWAFLRESPHTRRRESLFHSPQPAPAERLPPARDRLHGSAPDLRLCWAPDSDASSPESSPFSSPRPGPGQARPPRPHSLSPEEASSADTSPYARRRAEPPPPPLFHLDFLCCQLRPTKESVLRLGPRGGLLRLSAEYQAGPGQLRLRLVSAEGLPRSRAGPGSGGGYFVVLGLWPRVRPRSQRSRVVRCSANPIFNEDFFFDGLGPPDLAARSLRAKVLERGAGLRRDMLLGECETPLIALLPPLGGGLGPGASLAPAHFSL, encoded by the coding sequence ATGTGGCTGTTGGAGAAAGCTGGCTACAGGGTGAGGACCGCGGAGCCCGGGACCCGGTGGGCGCCCTGCAGCCTGTTCCCTAAGTGCCGCGTCCCGGGCCCTACCGCACGCGCCTGCCCCAACGTCCTCACCCCCGATCGCATCCCGCAATTCTTCATCCCACCTCGGCTCCCGGACCCCGGAGGCGCAGAACCCCAACCTGCGCGCGAGGCGAGCGGGCGCGGCCTCCCGGCGGCCTGCTCGCTGCCGCACCTGGCGGGCCGCGAAGGCTGGGCCTTCCTGCGGGAAAGCCCGCACACGCGCCGGCGCGAGTCCCTGTTCCACTCGCCGCAGCCCGCCCCCGCCGAGAGGCTTCCCCCGGCACGGGACCGGCTGCACGGCTCCGCCCCGGACCTGCGCCTCTGCTGGGCCCCTGACAGCGACGCGTCATCGCCGGAATCGTCGCCCTTCAgctcgccgcggcccggcccggGCCAGGCCCGGCCGCCCAGGCCTCACTCGCTGTCCCCGGAGGAGGCAAGCTCCGCCGACACCAGCCCGTACGCGCGGCGCCGCGCGGAACCACCCCCGCCGCCGCTCTTCCACCTGGACTTCTTGTGCTGCCAGCTGCGGCCGACCAAGGAGAGCGTGCTGCGCCTCGGGCCCCGCGGCGGGCTCCTGCGGCTCTCCGCCGAGTACCAGGCCGGGCCCGGGCAACTGCGGCTGCGCCTTGTCAGCGCCGAGGGTCTGCCCCGCTCGCGAGCAGGCCCCGGGAGCGGGGGCGGCTACTTCGTAGTGCTAGGGCTGTGGCCGCGCGTCCGGCCGCGGAGCCAGCGGAGCCGCGTGGTCAGATGCAGCGCCAACCCCATCTTCAACGAGGACTTCTTCTTCGACGGGCTCGGCCCGCCAGACCTGGCCGCCCGCAGTCTGAGGGCCAAGGTGCTGGAAAGGGGCGCAGGGTTGCGCAGGGACATGctgttgggggagtgtgagacgCCCCTTATTGCCCTGCTGCCCCCCTTGGGTGGTGGGCTAGGTCCGGGGGCCTCCTTGGCACCTGCGCATTTCAGCCTGTAG